The Methanoplanus sp. FWC-SCC4 genome has a window encoding:
- the cobJ gene encoding precorrin-3B C(17)-methyltransferase: MPSSDKGKLYIVGTGPGNLNQLTKRAVEAVQESDYVIGNDFYLKLIGDYLEGKEVIWSSMGKEVERARKCIELAKDHVVSMVSGGDPGVYGMAGIVLEVLEHDGADIDFEVIPGVTAATAAASRIGSPISGDYVTISLSDLLTPMEVIEKRLGLAFQMGVPVVLYNPKSRGRPDNLAIALSIALGFKSGKTPVGIVKNAFREEQDIRYYTLDELFEDDSFVDMHSIVIIGGEESRFMDIGDRRGIITPRGYERKYVY; this comes from the coding sequence TTGCCATCGTCAGATAAGGGCAAACTCTACATTGTAGGGACAGGACCCGGAAATTTAAATCAGCTCACAAAAAGGGCTGTTGAAGCAGTACAGGAATCTGATTATGTCATTGGAAATGATTTCTACCTGAAACTAATTGGTGACTATCTTGAAGGAAAAGAAGTCATCTGGAGTTCAATGGGAAAGGAAGTGGAGCGTGCAAGAAAGTGCATTGAACTTGCAAAGGATCATGTTGTTTCGATGGTGAGCGGCGGAGATCCCGGAGTTTATGGCATGGCAGGCATTGTTCTTGAAGTTCTTGAGCATGACGGGGCAGATATTGATTTTGAGGTAATTCCCGGAGTTACTGCTGCCACAGCCGCAGCATCAAGGATTGGCTCCCCCATTTCAGGAGATTATGTGACAATTTCCCTTTCTGACCTGTTAACTCCAATGGAGGTCATTGAAAAACGTCTGGGTCTTGCATTTCAGATGGGTGTTCCTGTTGTTTTATACAATCCAAAAAGCAGGGGGAGACCTGATAATCTTGCAATAGCTCTGTCTATTGCACTTGGCTTTAAATCCGGGAAGACTCCTGTCGGAATTGTAAAAAATGCGTTCAGGGAAGAGCAGGATATAAGATATTATACACTTGATGAGCTGTTTGAGGATGACAGTTTTGTAGATATGCACTCCATTGTTATAATCGGCGGAGAAGAGTCACGTTTTATGGATATTGGAGATCGCAGGGGAATTATAACACCGAGGGGCTATGAAAGAAAATACGTATATTGA
- a CDS encoding precorrin-8X methylmutase, with product MKENTYIDPGADTKEGYKISSTSRAIARQVIGNETPEDRIRQRCAISVGDFVMADLMEFKLNPVDAGLSALKSGAPIITDIHMVQTGIRKKEHNSEVLCALDFGADISKELGITRSSAGFIALKENLEGSIVVIGNAPSALISLCRMIDEGIKPALVIGSAVGFVNAKESKELLREKDVPSISNKGTRGGTPPAVAALNEIITMYIENKKPATESGMV from the coding sequence ATGAAAGAAAATACGTATATTGATCCCGGAGCGGACACAAAGGAAGGTTATAAAATATCTTCAACAAGCAGAGCAATCGCAAGACAGGTTATTGGGAATGAAACCCCCGAAGACAGAATCAGGCAGCGGTGTGCGATTTCTGTCGGAGACTTTGTGATGGCTGACTTAATGGAGTTTAAATTAAATCCTGTGGATGCAGGATTAAGTGCCCTTAAATCCGGTGCTCCGATTATTACTGATATTCACATGGTGCAGACAGGCATCCGTAAAAAAGAGCATAATAGTGAAGTTTTGTGTGCACTTGATTTTGGTGCTGATATTTCAAAAGAACTGGGAATAACCAGAAGCTCAGCAGGTTTTATTGCTTTAAAAGAAAATCTTGAAGGATCGATTGTTGTAATCGGGAATGCTCCGTCTGCTCTGATATCCCTTTGCAGGATGATTGATGAGGGCATAAAACCTGCACTTGTAATCGGCAGTGCCGTCGGATTTGTAAATGCAAAAGAGTCAAAGGAACTTTTGCGCGAAAAGGATGTTCCTTCAATTTCAAACAAGGGGACACGCGGAGGGACACCTCCCGCAGTTGCAGCATTAAATGAAATCATAACAATGTATATTGAAAATAAAAAACCTGCAACAGAAAGCGGAATGGTCTGA
- a CDS encoding cobalt-precorrin-5B (C(1))-methyltransferase, with amino-acid sequence MKDPVTGYDYPPSWVNACKNEESLQLVSLGLAVLMSDGNILRRGFTTGTTAAAACKSAVLSLKEPVSSVKIKLPCDLAFDVKATGIDGLGRAWKYSGDYRNDITSNLLFEAKAEISKAGIEIIAGGGIGRFERDTPRYKKGNPAISKTSMSSIKNAVKEAAEEIGIEGVKVFLTVPLGESVGKKTLNPQVGVLGGISVLGSTGLVEPWDDHLTESAIERIKGSQRVVLTTGRVGLRYSRIMFPEHEVILVGKYLEKAIDVASGEIIVCGLPALILKFIKPDILEGKGFKTVEEMSMSSEWQNIVYDVLLDYKKEKSYVRVILVNRDGDIVGDSK; translated from the coding sequence ATGAAAGATCCAGTAACCGGCTATGATTACCCGCCTTCCTGGGTTAATGCCTGTAAAAATGAAGAATCACTTCAACTTGTATCTTTGGGCCTTGCAGTTTTAATGTCGGATGGTAATATCTTAAGAAGAGGATTTACTACCGGAACAACAGCTGCTGCTGCTTGTAAGTCTGCTGTTTTATCGTTGAAGGAACCGGTTTCATCGGTAAAAATAAAACTGCCCTGTGATCTCGCATTTGATGTAAAAGCAACGGGAATAGACGGTCTTGGGAGAGCGTGGAAATATTCCGGTGATTACAGGAATGATATAACATCAAACCTTTTATTTGAAGCAAAAGCAGAAATCTCCAAAGCGGGAATTGAGATAATTGCCGGAGGGGGTATTGGCAGATTTGAACGTGATACTCCCAGATACAAAAAAGGAAATCCTGCAATAAGCAAAACTTCGATGTCGTCAATTAAGAATGCAGTAAAGGAAGCGGCAGAAGAGATCGGAATTGAAGGTGTAAAGGTGTTTTTGACAGTCCCACTTGGTGAGTCAGTCGGGAAGAAAACCCTGAACCCGCAGGTTGGTGTATTAGGGGGCATATCAGTTCTTGGATCAACAGGTCTTGTTGAACCCTGGGATGATCATCTTACTGAATCTGCAATTGAAAGAATCAAAGGTTCACAAAGGGTCGTCCTTACAACTGGGAGAGTTGGTCTGCGTTATTCCCGAATCATGTTTCCTGAGCATGAAGTAATTCTTGTTGGAAAATATCTTGAAAAGGCAATCGATGTCGCCTCCGGGGAAATAATTGTTTGCGGCCTCCCTGCATTAATCCTGAAATTTATAAAACCTGATATTCTGGAAGGTAAGGGATTTAAAACAGTTGAGGAGATGAGCATGTCTTCTGAATGGCAGAATATAGTATATGATGTCCTTTTGGATTATAAAAAAGAAAAATCGTATGTGAGAGTAATCCTTGTAAACAGGGATGGAGATATTGTTGGTGATTCCAAATGA
- a CDS encoding cobalt-precorrin-7 (C(5))-methyltransferase has protein sequence MKIVGCGCGPGMLTEAAVETLRSATLVYGSGRSIELCKKYIPDNCEVHEISDYKSLKELPDYAVLLSTGDPMLAGLGYLDGEIISGISSMQYSFAKLRVPLTRSVVVNAHGKDHKIAVSNTVDEILRGKVVFLIADPNFDTKYLCGQILPENKTCTISVCENLGYENERIVTGSVSSPPDVKSDLFVIVAGDY, from the coding sequence ATGAAAATTGTTGGTTGTGGTTGTGGCCCGGGAATGCTCACCGAAGCAGCAGTCGAGACTTTGAGATCTGCAACTCTTGTTTACGGTTCAGGACGTTCAATTGAACTTTGTAAAAAATATATTCCTGATAATTGTGAGGTTCATGAAATTTCAGATTATAAAAGTCTAAAAGAATTACCTGATTATGCGGTACTGCTTTCAACAGGAGACCCTATGCTTGCAGGACTTGGGTATCTGGATGGCGAGATCATTTCAGGGATTTCATCAATGCAGTATTCCTTTGCAAAACTAAGGGTGCCTCTTACAAGAAGTGTTGTTGTAAATGCTCACGGGAAAGATCATAAAATTGCAGTTTCAAACACCGTGGATGAAATTTTGCGGGGAAAGGTTGTATTTTTGATCGCGGATCCTAATTTTGATACAAAATATTTATGTGGACAGATACTTCCTGAAAATAAGACCTGTACAATCTCAGTATGTGAGAATCTCGGATATGAAAATGAAAGAATAGTCACAGGGAGTGTTTCGTCCCCTCCTGATGTAAAAAGTGACCTGTTTGTAATAGTTGCCGGAGATTACTGA
- a CDS encoding queuosine precursor transporter yields MIIPEIWIYWILSMTIVTYASAYVVKNYREIGYTALVGFYILYLTMSQIIATRFVEFDLLVITFYAPAAVLIYPFLAQAVDMINEVYGEYKTHIAIGIAFVANVLMIIILAMSNMMEAAPFFEYESAWESLFSLSIRIIIASWLSYLVCQNLDAYIFSRLKEKFPENIVVRSVFSDVISLSLDSIIFVTVAFYGIVPIMPLIIGQIVMKNLIGTLDTPWFVWYKKYLSKPEIK; encoded by the coding sequence ATGATTATTCCGGAAATATGGATATACTGGATTCTCAGTATGACAATTGTAACATATGCGTCTGCTTATGTTGTAAAGAATTATCGTGAAATTGGATATACGGCACTTGTTGGATTTTACATTTTATATCTTACAATGTCACAGATTATTGCAACAAGGTTTGTTGAATTTGATCTGTTGGTTATAACATTTTATGCCCCTGCTGCTGTGCTGATATATCCTTTTCTTGCACAGGCGGTGGATATGATTAATGAGGTGTACGGAGAGTATAAGACACATATTGCAATCGGAATTGCATTTGTTGCAAATGTTCTTATGATAATTATCCTTGCAATGTCTAACATGATGGAGGCTGCACCTTTCTTTGAATATGAATCCGCATGGGAGAGTCTCTTTAGTCTAAGTATCAGGATAATAATTGCATCGTGGCTTTCATATCTGGTATGCCAGAATCTTGATGCTTATATTTTTTCAAGGCTCAAGGAAAAATTTCCCGAAAATATTGTAGTAAGAAGTGTATTTAGTGATGTTATCAGTTTGTCGCTTGACAGTATCATATTTGTAACCGTTGCATTTTATGGAATTGTACCCATAATGCCCCTGATTATCGGACAGATTGTGATGAAGAATCTGATAGGTACACTGGATACTCCCTGGTTTGTCTGGTATAAAAAATATCTTTCAAAGCCTGAAATAAAATAA
- a CDS encoding energy-coupling factor ABC transporter ATP-binding protein, whose amino-acid sequence MSTILELKNIKYKYPNGPEALKGINFRIDKGEKIAIVGANGAGKSTLLLMLNGMLKPDSGDILFTGEIFRYDRKNLRELRRKVGFVFQNPDTQIIAPTVYQDVAFGPVNLGYSDDKVRSSVKEALSYVGMSGFERRPPHQLSGGEKKRVAMAGILAMNPDILVFDEPTSALDPAGSEDVMELLDEMHISGKTIIISTHDVELAYPWADRVVLMQGGRVLTEGTPDDVFHNKSLVKSAKLSIPVLLELYESLIERGMESSKRLPKSVLDFVHLLERDLYEDLKIKYGKIHLIDADNIEVGNISQYITKNRISSIGAMGSKAKLMAEIEKIELDFTYGVIDKCLLKAMNKKDSLIITNGGMIKRVNERVKCFNEESKRNVEIIEFKKE is encoded by the coding sequence TTGAGCACAATTCTCGAACTAAAAAATATAAAATACAAATATCCAAACGGCCCTGAAGCACTGAAAGGTATTAATTTTAGAATAGATAAAGGTGAAAAAATTGCTATTGTAGGTGCAAACGGTGCCGGTAAATCAACTCTGCTTCTTATGCTGAACGGTATGTTGAAACCGGATTCAGGTGATATTTTATTTACAGGAGAAATATTCAGATACGATAGAAAAAATCTCCGCGAACTAAGAAGAAAGGTTGGATTTGTATTCCAGAATCCTGACACACAAATAATTGCACCAACTGTATACCAGGACGTTGCATTCGGGCCTGTAAATCTTGGTTACTCAGATGATAAGGTCAGGTCTTCCGTCAAAGAAGCCCTTTCATACGTTGGAATGTCAGGGTTTGAAAGAAGACCGCCACACCAATTAAGCGGTGGTGAAAAGAAACGTGTTGCAATGGCCGGAATTCTTGCAATGAATCCTGATATTCTGGTATTCGATGAACCTACAAGTGCTCTTGACCCTGCAGGCTCTGAAGATGTAATGGAACTTCTTGATGAAATGCACATCAGCGGGAAAACCATAATAATTTCAACCCATGATGTTGAACTTGCGTACCCGTGGGCAGACAGGGTGGTTCTTATGCAGGGAGGCCGGGTTTTAACTGAAGGAACACCAGATGATGTTTTCCACAACAAATCCCTTGTAAAATCAGCGAAACTTTCAATTCCCGTTCTTCTTGAACTTTATGAAAGCCTCATTGAAAGGGGTATGGAAAGTTCAAAACGTCTGCCAAAATCTGTTCTTGATTTCGTACATCTTCTCGAAAGAGATCTCTATGAAGACTTAAAAATAAAATACGGCAAAATCCACCTCATTGATGCAGATAATATTGAGGTAGGCAATATTTCACAATATATAACTAAAAACCGGATATCTTCAATAGGTGCAATGGGTTCAAAGGCAAAACTCATGGCAGAAATTGAAAAGATTGAACTTGATTTTACCTACGGGGTAATTGACAAATGCCTTCTTAAAGCTATGAACAAAAAAGACTCTCTGATCATTACAAACGGAGGAATGATAAAAAGAGTAAATGAGAGAGTCAAATGCTTTAATGAAGAATCCAAAAGAAATGTTGAGATCATCGAATTCAAAAAAGAATAA
- the cbiQ gene encoding cobalt ECF transporter T component CbiQ yields the protein MYYEFLEDIAQTNGLRNVNSAVKVLLGLGCILISVSSNSFIAPLFISISLSLIIILLAKINPGLYLKLLSVPLGFALTSIIVILFLRNSGEVIFSLPVLNTFILTITSGSINESVLVLSRLSGGMCSLYFLALTTPMTEMFLLAKKIHVPDVFIDLSMIIYRFIFVLIEEAGQIYSAQTMRLGYGNFKESINTFGMMAGSLFINSWNKGENLINAMETRCYDGKFAMLEETPDFSISNLLLVIIFLTAVFTISYLTSEISFLGDVLS from the coding sequence ATGTACTATGAATTTTTAGAAGATATTGCCCAGACCAATGGTCTGAGAAATGTCAATTCGGCGGTTAAAGTATTACTGGGTCTGGGCTGCATATTAATTTCAGTCAGTTCCAACAGCTTTATTGCGCCACTCTTTATTTCAATATCATTAAGTCTAATCATAATTCTGCTGGCAAAAATAAATCCAGGACTTTATCTTAAGTTATTATCAGTTCCTTTAGGCTTTGCCCTGACAAGCATTATTGTAATTCTTTTCCTTAGAAACAGCGGAGAGGTAATTTTTTCGCTCCCTGTCCTGAATACATTTATTCTCACAATCACTTCAGGAAGTATAAACGAAAGCGTACTGGTTTTATCACGATTATCGGGAGGTATGTGTTCACTTTATTTTCTGGCCCTGACAACACCTATGACAGAGATGTTTCTGCTTGCAAAAAAAATACATGTACCTGATGTATTCATAGATCTTTCAATGATAATATACAGGTTCATTTTTGTTTTAATTGAAGAAGCAGGACAGATATACAGTGCACAGACAATGAGACTCGGTTATGGTAATTTCAAAGAATCAATTAACACCTTTGGAATGATGGCCGGGTCTCTTTTCATAAATTCATGGAATAAAGGGGAGAATCTGATTAATGCTATGGAAACACGCTGCTATGACGGTAAATTTGCAATGCTTGAAGAGACACCTGATTTTTCAATATCAAATCTCTTATTGGTTATAATATTTTTAACAGCAGTTTTTACAATTTCATATCTCACATCCGAAATCAGCTTTTTAGGAGATGTTCTTTCTTGA
- a CDS encoding energy-coupling factor ABC transporter substrate-binding protein has product MKYKFEIILVIAVIAFIGIFLCTDAQMKTSGEEGWGGSDGVGSEMLEAQGYEPWIENSDYTFTPPSGEIESCLFALQASFGGLLIGWIFGSWVTERRLKKNSN; this is encoded by the coding sequence ATGAAATACAAATTTGAGATTATTCTGGTAATTGCAGTAATTGCATTCATAGGTATTTTTCTCTGCACTGACGCACAGATGAAAACCTCCGGGGAGGAAGGCTGGGGAGGCTCTGATGGTGTCGGTTCAGAGATGCTTGAAGCACAGGGATATGAACCTTGGATTGAAAACTCTGATTATACCTTCACACCACCTTCAGGAGAAATTGAGTCATGCCTGTTTGCATTACAGGCATCTTTTGGAGGGCTGCTGATCGGTTGGATATTTGGATCATGGGTCACTGAAAGAAGACTTAAGAAAAATTCTAATTAA
- a CDS encoding energy-coupling factor ABC transporter permease: MHIMEGFLPSPWWQIWWILALPCLVYGLYKLKKLLDENRELLPLLGVAGGFIFVLSALKLPSVTGSCSHPTGTALSAITFGPWITCVIGFIVLLFQSLFLAHGGITTLGANVMSMAIIGPVAGYFVYKALDKINFNFFASIFIAAFICDIVTYCITSLELALAFPATSGGFLPSLAAYLGVFAVTQIPLAIIEGLVFVVIFKYIIILKPDLLLKLKVMSEEKMKQLQEMMTE; this comes from the coding sequence ATGCACATAATGGAAGGCTTTCTGCCAAGCCCCTGGTGGCAGATCTGGTGGATACTGGCATTGCCCTGCCTGGTATACGGATTGTATAAGTTGAAAAAGTTACTTGATGAAAACCGTGAACTTCTCCCCCTACTGGGTGTTGCAGGAGGTTTTATTTTTGTCCTTTCTGCACTAAAACTTCCTTCAGTTACAGGAAGCTGCTCACACCCTACAGGAACGGCCCTTTCAGCAATAACATTCGGTCCATGGATAACTTGCGTAATAGGTTTTATTGTACTTTTATTTCAGTCACTATTCCTTGCACACGGAGGAATTACAACACTCGGCGCAAATGTAATGTCAATGGCAATAATTGGTCCGGTTGCAGGATATTTTGTTTATAAAGCACTTGACAAAATAAATTTCAACTTCTTTGCAAGTATATTCATTGCCGCATTCATCTGTGATATTGTAACCTATTGTATTACATCACTTGAACTTGCTCTTGCATTCCCTGCAACTTCCGGGGGCTTTTTGCCATCACTGGCTGCGTATCTGGGAGTTTTTGCGGTAACACAGATACCGCTTGCAATAATTGAAGGACTCGTTTTCGTTGTAATATTCAAGTACATAATTATTCTTAAACCTGACCTCCTGTTAAAACTAAAAGTCATGTCAGAAGAAAAAATGAAACAATTACAGGAGATGATGACAGAATGA
- a CDS encoding cobyrinate a,c-diamide synthase, with protein sequence MIPTIIIAGTHSGCGKTTIASAIMSALCRRGLVVQPFKVGPDFIDPSHHTAICSRSSRNLDPYMMGEDGVIKTFLSASKGADIAVVEGVMGMYDGLEGSGFGSTAHVSKIIKAPVILVVDVKGMSASANAIIKGYREYDPEVNFSGVIFNRVGSIRHREMIEENLCVPAVGWIPYEKTKSVESRHLGLQMAHETSAMSQFAEIVELHSDLDQIIDISKNRSDFEDLFSFDKECPEGKFRIAVALDEAFNFYYNDNLSLLKKYGFKVEYFSPISDRLPEGIDALYLGGGYPELHLESLEDSKCRQDIKKAADKGLVIYAECGGLTYLSREISSDGTSSRMCGIIPADTVKMERFQALGYVDAECISDSCIIPAGTSYRGHEFHYTRLECDQDIRFALKLKRGKGIENGMDGISETNIFAGYTHAYFTDEFVNGVVSLINNEKKQ encoded by the coding sequence ATGATTCCGACAATTATTATTGCAGGCACTCATAGTGGATGTGGTAAAACAACCATTGCAAGTGCGATAATGTCTGCTCTTTGCAGGAGAGGTCTTGTGGTTCAGCCTTTCAAGGTAGGTCCTGATTTTATAGATCCCTCACATCATACTGCAATTTGTAGCAGAAGTTCAAGAAACCTCGATCCTTACATGATGGGTGAGGACGGGGTGATAAAGACATTTCTCAGTGCATCAAAAGGTGCAGATATTGCTGTTGTTGAAGGCGTCATGGGAATGTATGACGGGCTTGAGGGTTCGGGTTTTGGAAGTACTGCTCATGTTTCAAAGATCATTAAGGCTCCTGTTATTCTGGTTGTTGATGTCAAGGGGATGTCTGCAAGCGCCAATGCAATAATTAAGGGTTACAGGGAATACGATCCTGAAGTCAATTTTTCAGGGGTCATTTTCAATCGTGTTGGAAGTATCAGGCACAGGGAAATGATAGAAGAAAATCTTTGTGTACCTGCTGTCGGCTGGATTCCTTATGAAAAGACAAAGTCCGTTGAAAGCCGCCATCTTGGTCTTCAGATGGCACATGAAACAAGTGCAATGAGTCAGTTTGCGGAAATTGTTGAGCTTCATTCAGACCTGGATCAGATAATAGATATTAGTAAAAACAGATCTGATTTTGAAGATTTGTTTTCATTTGATAAAGAATGCCCTGAAGGAAAATTCAGAATAGCCGTTGCACTTGATGAGGCGTTCAATTTTTATTATAATGATAATCTCTCACTACTGAAAAAATATGGTTTTAAGGTTGAGTATTTCAGTCCCATATCTGACCGTCTTCCTGAAGGCATTGATGCATTATACCTTGGCGGAGGTTATCCTGAACTTCATCTGGAATCACTTGAGGATTCAAAATGCCGTCAGGATATCAAAAAAGCAGCAGATAAAGGATTAGTCATTTATGCTGAATGCGGAGGCCTTACATATCTTTCAAGGGAAATTTCCTCAGATGGTACTTCATCGCGTATGTGCGGGATAATACCTGCAGATACGGTTAAGATGGAGCGTTTCCAGGCTTTAGGGTATGTGGATGCTGAGTGTATTTCTGATAGCTGTATTATCCCGGCTGGAACTTCATATAGGGGCCATGAGTTTCACTACACACGTCTTGAATGTGATCAGGATATCAGATTTGCACTTAAACTTAAACGTGGAAAGGGTATTGAAAATGGCATGGACGGGATATCGGAAACTAATATTTTTGCCGGTTACACTCATGCATATTTTACGGATGAATTTGTGAACGGGGTTGTATCGCTGATAAATAACGAAAAAAAGCAATAA
- a CDS encoding endonuclease Q family protein encodes MIATADLHIHSLFSMAASKNTSPDSLLNACLIKGIDVLGSGDALHPVWREMWMNNLENSQNVTVIPSAEVEGKGKVHHLILMEDFEQAKNIADIFRMNSKNIDKAGRPNVSLTGEKIAEIVHNEGAMIGPAHAFTPWTGLYGRYDSTRECYGEEKIDFLELGLSADTSYGEGIPEIDGITFLSNSDAHSALLNKLGREFNRIDIRSKKTADILKSIKDGQVTLNAGFFPEEGKYNQTACTRCYKHYSLEKADLFSWKCPEDGGKIKMGVYDRAMKMSDNSHKKCSRPPYIHIIPLGDIIQKVLGLSSPNSKRCQVVYEELIENLGTEINILLDVPYDEIFSCNEKIASAIKKFREGNLRLYPGGGGMYGSFDLS; translated from the coding sequence ATGATCGCAACAGCTGATCTTCACATCCACTCTCTTTTTTCAATGGCGGCTTCTAAAAATACAAGCCCTGATTCCCTTCTTAATGCCTGTTTAATAAAAGGCATTGATGTTTTGGGAAGCGGAGATGCCCTCCACCCCGTCTGGAGAGAGATGTGGATGAATAATTTGGAAAATTCTCAAAATGTAACTGTTATTCCATCAGCAGAAGTTGAAGGCAAAGGCAAAGTCCACCATCTTATTTTAATGGAAGATTTTGAACAGGCAAAAAATATTGCTGATATTTTCAGGATGAACAGTAAAAACATTGACAAGGCAGGCCGCCCGAATGTTTCTCTTACCGGAGAAAAAATTGCTGAAATTGTTCATAATGAAGGAGCCATGATTGGCCCTGCACATGCCTTCACACCCTGGACAGGACTTTACGGCCGCTATGACAGCACCAGAGAATGTTACGGTGAAGAAAAAATTGATTTTCTCGAACTGGGTCTTTCAGCAGATACTTCATACGGAGAAGGCATACCAGAGATTGACGGAATTACATTTTTGTCAAACTCTGATGCACACAGTGCCTTACTTAATAAACTTGGAAGAGAATTCAACAGAATAGATATCAGATCCAAAAAAACGGCGGATATATTAAAATCAATTAAAGATGGTCAGGTTACCCTCAATGCAGGTTTTTTCCCCGAGGAAGGAAAATACAATCAGACTGCATGCACAAGATGCTATAAACACTATTCCTTGGAAAAAGCAGACCTTTTTAGCTGGAAATGCCCGGAAGACGGTGGCAAAATAAAAATGGGTGTTTATGATCGTGCAATGAAAATGAGTGACAATAGCCATAAAAAATGCAGCAGACCCCCATATATCCATATAATTCCGTTAGGCGATATTATTCAAAAAGTGCTTGGATTATCATCACCAAATTCAAAAAGGTGTCAGGTCGTTTACGAAGAGCTTATCGAAAATCTTGGAACTGAAATAAACATACTTCTTGATGTTCCTTATGATGAAATCTTTTCATGCAATGAAAAAATTGCCTCTGCCATAAAAAAATTCAGAGAAGGTAATCTAAGACTTTACCCGGGCGGCGGTGGCATGTATGGAAGTTTTGATTTATCGTAG
- a CDS encoding proteasome assembly chaperone family protein, whose translation MHDITVDFLKEEDYACDIMIEGLPGVGQVGKLVAEHLIEELGAEKIADIHSIFFPPQVLLSETGVAYLPSNEIYRYEGENHSIMFLVGDFQSTSSEGHYLLTDTYLEIAEKLGVKRIYTLGGYGVGHLIEDIRVLAAVNDEKLKEEVENAGGIFTANEPGGGILGASGLLLGMGARRDIEGICLMGETSGYLVDPKSSNCVLSILSKLIGIDVDATKLQERAEEMESFVERIKESEKSTSEEELSYIG comes from the coding sequence ATGCATGACATAACAGTTGATTTTTTAAAAGAAGAAGATTATGCCTGCGATATCATGATCGAAGGGCTTCCAGGCGTAGGACAGGTTGGAAAACTTGTAGCCGAACACCTTATAGAAGAACTTGGAGCAGAAAAAATCGCAGATATTCATTCAATATTTTTTCCGCCACAGGTACTACTCTCAGAGACCGGAGTTGCCTATCTCCCAAGCAATGAAATCTACCGCTATGAAGGAGAAAATCATAGCATTATGTTTCTTGTAGGGGACTTCCAAAGTACGTCTTCCGAAGGTCACTATCTTCTTACAGACACATATCTTGAGATTGCCGAAAAACTTGGTGTCAAAAGAATTTACACTTTGGGCGGCTACGGAGTCGGACATTTAATTGAAGATATTCGTGTCCTTGCAGCAGTAAACGATGAAAAACTAAAAGAAGAAGTTGAAAATGCCGGAGGGATATTTACTGCCAATGAACCAGGAGGAGGAATATTGGGTGCTTCCGGTCTTCTTTTAGGAATGGGTGCAAGAAGAGATATCGAAGGAATCTGTCTTATGGGAGAAACCTCCGGCTACCTTGTTGACCCTAAAAGTTCAAACTGCGTCCTTTCCATTCTCTCAAAACTAATAGGAATAGATGTGGATGCAACAAAGCTTCAGGAACGTGCAGAAGAAATGGAAAGCTTTGTTGAACGAATAAAAGAATCAGAAAAGTCAACTTCCGAAGAAGAATTAAGCTATATCGGATAA
- a CDS encoding RNA-protein complex protein Nop10, producing MSRKIRCCPKDSTYTLSFLCPLCGGSTRIAHPPRFSPQDKYGKYRREIKKNA from the coding sequence ATGAGCAGAAAAATCAGATGCTGTCCAAAAGACAGCACATATACTCTCTCTTTTTTATGTCCTCTATGCGGGGGCAGCACAAGAATTGCACATCCTCCGCGTTTTTCTCCACAGGACAAATATGGGAAATACCGCAGGGAGATTAAAAAAAATGCATGA